The Sulfitobacter sp. S223 genome has a window encoding:
- a CDS encoding F0F1 ATP synthase subunit A: MNSPLESEALFELGPIPVTQAILTTWVIMVLLVFGAYMLTRRLTLRPTRWQAAIELIVATLDTQIAETTGARPAPYRAFIGTLFIFILAANWSSLLPGVEPPTAQLETDAALALLVFVSVIWFGVRGDGVSGYLKSFAAPNPLMIPLNILQSLTRVFSMFVRLFGNVMSGVFVIGIVASLAGLLVPIPLMALDLLTGLVQAYIFAVLAMVFIASTVADGTSKQSLTENQKET; this comes from the coding sequence ATGAATTCCCCGCTTGAATCCGAAGCCCTGTTCGAGCTTGGCCCCATCCCCGTCACGCAAGCAATTTTGACGACATGGGTCATCATGGTGCTGCTTGTTTTCGGCGCATATATGCTTACCCGGCGATTGACACTGCGGCCTACCCGTTGGCAAGCCGCGATAGAGCTGATTGTCGCCACGCTGGACACGCAGATCGCTGAGACCACGGGCGCTCGGCCCGCCCCTTACCGCGCCTTCATCGGTACATTGTTCATCTTCATTCTTGCAGCGAACTGGTCCTCTCTTCTGCCGGGAGTAGAGCCGCCGACCGCACAGCTGGAGACAGATGCCGCTCTTGCGCTGCTGGTTTTCGTCTCTGTGATCTGGTTCGGCGTGCGCGGGGACGGTGTTAGCGGCTACCTCAAGTCCTTTGCTGCCCCTAATCCCTTGATGATCCCCCTTAACATTCTGCAAAGCCTGACGCGGGTGTTCTCCATGTTCGTGCGTCTGTTCGGAAACGTCATGAGCGGCGTCTTCGTCATTGGCATCGTCGCCTCGCTGGCAGGATTACTGGTGCCCATCCCTCTGATGGCGCTCGATCTGCTTACGGGGCTGGTGCAAGCCTATATCTTTGCGGTTCTCGCAATGGTCTTCATCGCATCTACCGTTGCCGATGGCACGTCGAAGCAATCTCTCACTGAAAATCAAAAGGAAACATAA
- a CDS encoding F0F1 ATP synthase subunit C has translation MDYLALASILGAAFAVSFGALGPAIAEGRAVASAMDAIARQPEAANSISRTLFVGLAMIETTAIYCLVIALLLLFANPLLG, from the coding sequence ATGGATTATCTCGCTCTTGCCAGCATTCTCGGAGCCGCCTTTGCTGTGTCATTCGGCGCGCTTGGCCCAGCGATCGCAGAGGGGCGCGCGGTTGCGTCAGCCATGGATGCCATTGCGCGCCAGCCCGAGGCGGCAAACAGCATTTCACGCACCCTTTTCGTCGGCCTTGCCATGATCGAGACAACGGCGATCTATTGTCTGGTTATTGCGCTGCTGCTGCTCTTTGCCAACCCGTTACTGGGTTAG
- a CDS encoding ATP synthase F0 subunit B, which translates to MTIDFWGLGLQAVNVLILVWILSRVFWRPVAASITRRQEAAQKMIGSAQAMREKADAAYAEVTEARANIKAERVALLETAKAEAEASAKATLANAQARAEEMRKAAEESIHKQTLSAQKAHAAHASELSLKIAGKLLEHLNGPTAQSAFLAQLVDAITRMSDVDRAALLSSQSTIEVVAPENIGTDRDAIVKAIHKALGAEPELEFVADPALIGGLELRSTHFVLRNSWQADLTQVQKAVTDAA; encoded by the coding sequence ATGACGATCGATTTCTGGGGGCTGGGACTGCAAGCAGTCAACGTTCTAATTCTGGTCTGGATTCTGAGCCGTGTCTTCTGGCGGCCTGTTGCGGCGTCCATCACAAGGCGTCAGGAAGCCGCCCAAAAGATGATAGGATCGGCGCAGGCCATGCGGGAAAAGGCCGATGCGGCCTACGCAGAGGTGACCGAAGCCCGCGCCAACATCAAAGCCGAGCGCGTTGCCTTGCTTGAAACTGCCAAAGCGGAGGCGGAAGCGTCTGCCAAGGCAACGCTGGCAAATGCGCAGGCCCGCGCCGAAGAAATGCGCAAAGCTGCTGAGGAATCCATTCACAAGCAAACACTGTCCGCACAAAAGGCCCATGCTGCCCACGCCTCTGAACTATCACTCAAGATCGCGGGCAAACTTTTGGAACACCTGAACGGCCCGACTGCGCAGTCAGCCTTTCTGGCGCAGCTTGTCGATGCAATCACGAGGATGTCCGACGTCGACCGGGCGGCGCTGTTGAGCAGCCAGTCTACAATCGAGGTCGTGGCCCCGGAGAATATCGGGACAGATCGCGATGCTATCGTGAAAGCAATCCACAAAGCATTGGGTGCCGAACCGGAGCTAGAATTTGTCGCTGATCCCGCGCTGATAGGTGGGCTTGAACTGCGCAGCACCCACTTTGTTCTACGCAACAGTTGGCAAGCCGACCTGACACAAGTCCAAAAGGCGGTGACCGATGCCGCATGA
- a CDS encoding F0F1 ATP synthase subunit alpha yields MPHDSTTWIEATTAALRKATLGPRTEHRGRVEEIGDGVALVSGLRDVRLDEVLRFEGGQVGFARVLDPDLIGCVLLDAVTDVQAGDAVFGTGEITRVPVGETLLGRVVDPLGRPLDDKGPIHSDLFRPIEQPAPSIIERDLVTEPVQTGITVVDTLFALGRGQRELIVGDHSTGKTTLAIDAMIAQAHSDMVCVYVAVGQKTSSVRRAIDALQAQGNFARCIAVVAGSSDAPGLQWIAPYAGMTMAEYFRDKGQHALIVIDDLSKHAATHREIALLTRQSPGREAYPGDVFYIHARLLERAAKLSKARGGGSLTALPIAETDSGNLSAYIPTNLISITDGQIVLDAALFHQGQKPAVDVGLSVSRVGGKTQAPVLRKAAGTLRLDYAQFLELEVFTRFGGMPDGRVRAQLTRGARIRETLRQSQHMPYRLSDEVALMLAVQSGVLDAIPLGVIPAFRAALPLMLDKEVPDFNFSMDQTGQLEPEMHDKVLEALNHLADSLADGSAETGVP; encoded by the coding sequence ATGCCGCATGACAGCACGACCTGGATCGAAGCCACGACCGCTGCCTTGCGGAAGGCAACCTTGGGACCACGCACAGAACACCGCGGGCGGGTTGAAGAAATCGGCGATGGCGTGGCGCTTGTTTCAGGTTTACGAGACGTGCGGCTGGACGAGGTGCTGCGGTTTGAAGGCGGCCAAGTCGGCTTTGCCCGCGTTCTGGACCCTGATTTGATCGGGTGTGTCCTGCTGGATGCGGTCACTGATGTGCAGGCAGGTGACGCCGTCTTTGGCACCGGCGAGATCACGCGCGTGCCTGTCGGAGAGACGTTGCTGGGCCGTGTCGTGGACCCGCTTGGCCGTCCGCTGGACGACAAGGGGCCGATACATAGCGATCTGTTTCGCCCGATTGAACAACCCGCACCGTCGATTATTGAACGCGATCTGGTGACCGAGCCTGTGCAAACGGGAATTACGGTGGTGGACACGCTGTTTGCCCTTGGTCGTGGACAGCGTGAATTGATCGTCGGGGACCATTCTACCGGCAAGACGACGCTGGCGATCGACGCCATGATCGCGCAGGCCCATAGCGATATGGTCTGCGTCTATGTTGCGGTCGGACAAAAGACCTCAAGCGTGCGGCGCGCGATCGATGCGCTACAAGCGCAGGGAAATTTCGCCCGCTGCATTGCTGTGGTCGCAGGCTCCTCTGACGCGCCGGGTCTGCAATGGATTGCGCCCTATGCCGGCATGACAATGGCCGAGTATTTCCGCGACAAAGGCCAGCACGCGCTGATTGTGATCGACGACCTATCCAAACACGCCGCCACCCACCGAGAGATCGCGTTGCTAACCCGCCAGTCACCCGGCCGCGAAGCCTATCCCGGCGATGTTTTCTATATCCATGCCAGACTGTTGGAGCGTGCAGCTAAACTTTCCAAAGCACGCGGGGGCGGGTCCCTGACCGCGCTACCGATTGCGGAGACGGATTCCGGTAACCTGTCTGCCTATATTCCAACCAACCTGATCTCGATCACGGACGGGCAGATCGTGCTGGATGCTGCCCTGTTTCATCAAGGCCAGAAGCCCGCAGTGGATGTGGGGCTAAGCGTCAGCCGCGTGGGCGGAAAAACGCAAGCCCCTGTGTTGCGCAAGGCCGCAGGCACGCTGCGGCTTGATTATGCGCAGTTTCTGGAGCTGGAGGTGTTCACGCGCTTTGGTGGGATGCCCGATGGCCGCGTCCGTGCCCAGCTGACACGTGGCGCGCGGATCAGAGAGACCCTTCGACAGTCACAGCATATGCCCTATCGTTTAAGTGATGAAGTTGCTCTGATGCTTGCAGTACAATCCGGTGTGTTGGACGCCATTCCGCTTGGCGTAATCCCGGCATTTCGTGCGGCTCTCCCGCTCATGCTAGACAAAGAGGTTCCCGATTTCAACTTCTCGATGGATCAGACAGGCCAGCTTGAACCTGAAATGCACGATAAGGTGCTGGAGGCGCTCAACCATCTTGCGGATTCACTTGCTGACGGCAGCGCGGAGACTGGTGTACCATGA
- a CDS encoding F0F1 ATP synthase subunit gamma, whose product MTERLADISARIEGIRQLGAVVNAMKGIAGARAHVARTQVQAVDSYANTIAGAMASVLHTSMNTPHNSFDSGSAKRGMLVFTAEQGFAGAFSERVLEAFATEDEPELLFLIGTRGAAIAQARGLAPYWTAPLPSHTPGIPKLADRITTAIYQAVAERRINCLDALFTGWVNGRPVLLRQPLFPIDLENLPPATATHPMTHLAEEPLIAALGQDYFNAQVCKAALHAFASENEARMEAMASAGAQIARELETFQAKLRRVRQEAITAEIIELGTGTASAEPAR is encoded by the coding sequence ATGACCGAACGGCTGGCTGATATCAGCGCGCGGATTGAAGGCATTCGACAGCTCGGCGCAGTGGTCAACGCAATGAAAGGTATTGCCGGTGCGCGCGCGCATGTGGCGCGGACACAGGTGCAGGCCGTAGACAGCTATGCCAACACAATCGCGGGTGCCATGGCGTCGGTTTTGCATACCTCCATGAATACTCCTCATAACAGCTTTGACAGCGGATCAGCCAAACGCGGGATGCTGGTGTTTACCGCCGAACAAGGCTTTGCCGGCGCTTTCAGCGAACGGGTTCTGGAAGCCTTCGCAACAGAGGACGAACCGGAGTTACTGTTCCTTATCGGCACGCGTGGTGCCGCTATTGCTCAGGCACGCGGGCTGGCGCCGTACTGGACGGCCCCGCTGCCCTCGCACACGCCCGGAATTCCAAAGCTTGCCGATCGGATCACAACCGCAATCTACCAGGCGGTCGCAGAAAGGCGCATAAATTGTCTCGATGCGCTGTTTACCGGGTGGGTGAACGGACGGCCTGTGCTTCTGCGCCAACCGCTGTTTCCAATCGATCTGGAAAATCTGCCACCTGCAACCGCGACACACCCGATGACACATCTGGCCGAAGAGCCGCTGATCGCCGCGCTGGGACAAGACTACTTCAATGCTCAGGTCTGCAAGGCTGCTCTGCATGCTTTTGCCTCCGAAAACGAAGCGCGCATGGAAGCAATGGCATCGGCAGGTGCCCAGATTGCGCGTGAGCTTGAGACCTTTCAGGCCAAGCTCCGCCGTGTCCGTCAGGAAGCAATCACCGCAGAGATTATTGAATTGGGAACAGGCACTGCCTCAGCCGAACCAGCGCGATGA
- a CDS encoding alpha/beta hydrolase — translation MDSKAPRKDTTTSNVATNSSNVYDTIDSFAHANVATATSGVSPSVLAEAWMDWATHMAVSPGKQLQLIQQGMQNAQSIWTASLGLSTPEIPDDRRFTGEGWQKYPFNVLSHAHQQSWQWWQDAVTGVHGVTPEHENLMAFAAGLVSDTIAPSNFAPTNPDVISATITEQGQNLVRGAKNLFDDVIAKTNNALPEDPHPFEIGHNLAVTPGKVVLRNDLIELIQYAPVTGKVRPEPILIVPAWIMKYYILDLSAQNSLVAFLVAQGFTVFMISWKNPQVSDRDLGMADYREMGVMAAIDAALSITKAPKLHAMGYCLGGTLLSIAAAAMGRDKDKRLASVTLLAAQVDFTEAGPLRLFINDSEVTLIEDMMARKGYLSSEQMAGAFALLRARDLIWAPAIREYLLGHRSAAFDLMAWNADATRMPARMHSEYLRKMFLNNDLSEGRYRVKGKAVAVSDLRVPIFAVGTEDDHVAPWESVYKIHLFTDTDITFVLTSGGHNAGIVSEPGHPNRHYRVAHTSADDPYSDPCDWMSENPTQEGSWWTTFAEWLAERSGTPVAPPPMGTAKGDYVPLCDAPGTYVMQR, via the coding sequence TTGGACAGCAAAGCCCCCCGCAAGGATACGACCACATCAAATGTCGCTACAAACTCTAGCAACGTCTATGACACGATCGACAGCTTCGCCCACGCGAATGTCGCCACGGCCACATCAGGTGTTTCGCCGTCTGTGCTGGCAGAGGCGTGGATGGATTGGGCAACCCATATGGCCGTCTCACCAGGCAAACAGTTGCAACTGATACAACAGGGCATGCAAAACGCTCAGTCAATCTGGACCGCAAGCCTTGGCCTGAGCACACCCGAAATACCAGATGACCGGCGGTTTACCGGAGAAGGCTGGCAGAAATATCCTTTCAACGTTTTAAGCCACGCGCACCAACAGTCGTGGCAATGGTGGCAAGATGCCGTAACCGGTGTGCATGGCGTGACCCCGGAACATGAAAACCTGATGGCTTTTGCGGCAGGGCTTGTTTCTGACACCATCGCGCCGTCGAACTTTGCGCCAACCAACCCTGATGTCATATCAGCCACGATTACCGAGCAGGGGCAGAACCTTGTTCGCGGCGCGAAGAACCTGTTCGATGATGTGATCGCTAAAACCAACAACGCACTTCCTGAAGACCCCCACCCCTTTGAAATCGGGCATAATCTGGCTGTGACACCGGGTAAGGTTGTCCTGCGCAACGACCTGATCGAGCTCATTCAATATGCGCCCGTGACAGGAAAAGTCCGGCCAGAGCCTATCCTGATCGTACCGGCGTGGATCATGAAATACTATATTCTCGACCTTTCTGCCCAGAACTCTCTGGTCGCGTTTCTTGTCGCGCAAGGGTTTACGGTGTTCATGATTTCATGGAAAAACCCGCAGGTTTCAGACCGTGATCTAGGCATGGCGGACTACCGCGAAATGGGCGTCATGGCGGCGATTGACGCAGCGCTTTCGATCACCAAAGCACCAAAACTTCATGCGATGGGTTATTGCCTCGGCGGTACGCTTCTGTCGATTGCGGCGGCGGCGATGGGCCGCGACAAAGACAAGCGTCTTGCGTCTGTGACCTTACTTGCAGCGCAGGTCGATTTCACCGAAGCAGGGCCGCTGAGATTGTTCATCAACGACAGTGAAGTAACGCTGATCGAGGACATGATGGCGCGGAAGGGATATCTGTCATCCGAACAGATGGCCGGTGCCTTCGCGCTTTTGCGCGCCCGCGATCTGATCTGGGCACCTGCCATACGCGAGTACTTGTTGGGGCACCGCAGCGCCGCGTTTGATCTGATGGCTTGGAACGCGGATGCGACACGGATGCCCGCGCGGATGCATTCGGAATATTTGCGTAAAATGTTCCTGAACAACGATCTGTCCGAAGGACGCTATCGCGTCAAAGGCAAGGCCGTCGCTGTGTCGGATCTGCGCGTGCCCATTTTCGCTGTAGGGACAGAAGACGACCATGTAGCGCCATGGGAATCTGTCTATAAAATCCACCTCTTCACCGACACTGACATAACTTTTGTACTGACCAGCGGGGGCCATAACGCGGGCATCGTATCAGAGCCGGGCCATCCGAACCGGCACTACCGTGTTGCGCATACTTCTGCAGATGACCCTTACAGCGATCCTTGCGACTGGATGAGTGAAAATCCGACTCAGGAAGGGTCGTGGTGGACCACATTTGCTGAATGGCTGGCGGAGCGGTCGGGCACGCCTGTGGCTCCCCCCCCGATGGGCACAGCCAAGGGTGACTATGTCCCGCTGTGTGATGCGCCCGGAACCTATGTGATGCAGCGGTAA
- a CDS encoding acetate/propionate family kinase produces MTNAILVLNAGSSSLKFAVYPEKDDDKGALLRGQIAGIGTQPTFSARDAAGNSAPQGDFAKMDDAVGSDTVIAMLMEWLNSYLGDVKIKAAGHRVVHGGRQFKGPALVTDALIAQLAELIPLAPIHQEQNLNAIACVAASAPDLMQVVCFDTSFHQTQHPLAKMFALPRDLTEEGVIRYGFHGLSYEYIASVLPKHIEDKANGRVIVAHLGSGASMCALKEGRSAATSMGFTTLDGLVMGRRCGAIDPGVLLYLMQSKGMGATEIENLLYRESGLFGVSGISNDMGVLETSTDPHAREAIDLFCFRAARELTALVTSIGGLDALVFTAGIGENSAMVRAGICAHLEWMGVEIAADENAQNAVRISPQGAKIDVLVIPTDEEAVIARATHALTNC; encoded by the coding sequence ATGACCAACGCGATCCTTGTACTGAACGCAGGTTCTTCCAGCCTCAAGTTTGCAGTCTATCCGGAAAAAGACGACGACAAAGGCGCACTCCTGCGTGGCCAGATTGCAGGGATCGGCACCCAGCCGACCTTCTCGGCACGTGATGCAGCGGGCAACAGCGCCCCTCAGGGCGATTTTGCAAAGATGGATGACGCAGTGGGGTCCGACACTGTTATCGCCATGTTGATGGAATGGTTGAACAGCTATCTTGGTGACGTGAAGATCAAGGCAGCAGGACACCGTGTGGTGCATGGCGGCCGCCAGTTCAAAGGCCCTGCTCTTGTCACGGATGCACTGATTGCACAGCTGGCGGAATTGATCCCCCTTGCGCCAATCCATCAAGAACAAAACCTTAATGCAATTGCCTGTGTTGCGGCATCAGCCCCCGACCTGATGCAAGTCGTGTGCTTTGACACCAGTTTTCACCAAACCCAGCACCCGCTGGCCAAAATGTTCGCCCTGCCGCGCGATTTGACCGAAGAAGGCGTCATACGCTACGGCTTTCACGGTCTGTCGTATGAATATATTGCCAGCGTCCTGCCCAAGCATATCGAGGACAAAGCGAATGGCCGTGTGATTGTTGCACATCTGGGCAGTGGTGCCAGCATGTGTGCCTTGAAAGAAGGGCGCAGCGCAGCAACCAGCATGGGCTTCACCACATTGGACGGATTGGTCATGGGTCGGCGCTGTGGCGCGATCGATCCGGGCGTCCTGCTGTATCTGATGCAGTCAAAGGGGATGGGGGCGACGGAAATCGAAAACCTGTTGTATCGTGAATCTGGCCTCTTTGGCGTGTCAGGCATCAGCAATGACATGGGCGTGCTGGAAACAAGCACTGATCCTCATGCCCGCGAAGCCATCGACCTTTTCTGCTTTCGCGCCGCGCGTGAACTGACCGCACTTGTTACGTCAATCGGTGGGCTGGATGCGCTGGTGTTCACAGCCGGCATCGGAGAAAATTCTGCCATGGTGCGGGCGGGCATCTGCGCCCATCTTGAATGGATGGGTGTTGAGATAGCCGCAGATGAAAATGCGCAGAATGCCGTGCGGATCAGTCCGCAGGGAGCCAAGATCGACGTGCTTGTTATCCCGACAGATGAGGAAGCCGTCATTGCCCGCGCCACACATGCGCTTACGAACTGCTGA
- a CDS encoding Crp/Fnr family transcriptional regulator: protein MAQENGHLIESKALARKLGAFVALSDAELTVLDGLYKRRRSFSVGRDLVHQGQTEQVAYILTSGWACSYKILHNGERQIVDFQIPGDFLGLRSILLHTYDHSIEPVTDIEVIEVHLPDLLAVFAAQPRLATAVLWAASRDEAMVVEHLVDVGRRGAAERMAHFLLELGARLSLIGMGDRAGYVCPLTQYLLADALGLSAVHVNRVLRQLREAGMVTFRDGIVTFHDYDRIVEFAAFETTYLDQVGPFMP, encoded by the coding sequence ATGGCGCAAGAAAACGGGCATCTCATTGAAAGCAAAGCACTGGCGCGTAAGCTGGGGGCGTTTGTTGCACTTTCGGACGCTGAGCTGACCGTTCTTGATGGATTATATAAGCGGCGGCGCAGTTTTTCTGTCGGTCGTGATCTGGTGCATCAGGGTCAGACAGAGCAGGTCGCCTATATTCTCACCTCCGGTTGGGCCTGTTCGTATAAAATTTTGCATAACGGGGAACGCCAAATCGTCGATTTCCAGATACCGGGTGATTTTCTGGGCCTGCGTAGCATTCTTTTGCACACCTATGATCATAGCATTGAGCCTGTGACCGATATCGAAGTGATCGAGGTGCATTTACCCGATCTTCTGGCGGTCTTCGCGGCGCAGCCGCGCCTTGCCACAGCCGTACTTTGGGCGGCTTCACGGGACGAGGCGATGGTGGTTGAGCATCTGGTCGACGTTGGTCGGCGCGGCGCGGCAGAACGGATGGCACATTTCCTGCTTGAGCTTGGCGCGCGGCTGTCTCTGATCGGGATGGGAGATAGGGCAGGGTATGTCTGCCCGCTAACCCAGTATCTTCTGGCCGATGCCCTTGGTCTGAGTGCGGTTCATGTCAACCGTGTCCTGCGTCAATTGCGCGAAGCGGGTATGGTCACATTCCGCGATGGCATTGTCACATTCCACGATTATGACAGGATTGTGGAATTTGCAGCCTTCGAGACGACGTATCTTGATCAGGTCGGACCGTTCATGCCTTAG